From the genome of Nicotiana tabacum cultivar K326 chromosome 2, ASM71507v2, whole genome shotgun sequence:
GTTTTGTGTGGCAGCTAGAGCTGTAGGATCATTCAAGTTTATTTATTGTAGTGTTGGTGTAAGATGCGATATCATGTTGGATTGAATCCTTTGGCTGTCATCCTGCATGATCATATTGTAGTCTTGATTGAGGGTTGGTACAGGAACTGTTAGCAACACTTGACTCCTAGCTTGGACATATGTCTTGTTCAATCCCATTAGGAACTGTACAAGTCTATGTTGCTCCATATGTTCTGCATACTCTTTTCGCTTTGCACAGTCACTTAGCAAAGGTACCATGGACCAATATTCATCCCAAACACTCTTCAATGTTGAGTAATACTCCGATACTGAGGAATGTACCCTAACTTATTGTGCATTTCACGGAGCAATTGATAAATTCTAGTCAAGTTCTTCTTGTGAAATCGTTCCTTAAGATCCATGCACACAATGGTAGCATTAGTTGAATACATCATTCCATTTGCTAATTATTTTGAGACAAAATTAGTGATTCATGACAAAACGAAAGCATTACACTGTTCCCTCTGATGCTCTAAGTCGCCTTTGTAATGTTCCTTACAACATGTTCCATATATGAACCTTAATTTGTTCTTCGCCAATAATGCAACTTTCATAGAATTGCTCCATGTTGTATAGTTCTCAATTCTCATTAATTGATGTGGAATTAAAACACTACCTGGACTATCCGATGGATGCATGTAAAGAGGATGCATAGGATGAATATCTGTGAACTTCTCTCCATTGTTCTTCTCAGTTTCTCAAGATTGTGGCATTTTCACATTCAATTTCTCATCAATTCGAAATCAAAACTCAGCTCAATATAAAGGTAGGAATGAACAAAGGCCTTCGATTGTAAATATTAGTGGATTTTAGGGCAAAACAACTTCTGTCACAATGATCATGAAATTCTAGGGCTAATACGAACTAATTCCTCAACTCTCTCAAATCTTTGACACAATAGAGTTGATTCTTCAACAATTCCACAACAATTCAGCTCGGAAACGCCATGAatctatagctctgataccatattgaaAGGGAGCATTTGAGCTGAATTGATCGTGGAGGAAAGATGCAGACGAAGAGGGAGAAGAAAGAGAGGAATTTTCTATTCTGatattgaaaaaataaaagactcaCTATATACGTGTATGTCTATCCTTATTTATACTGCCTACTCGCTCAGTACAATTAATTATTTTGACTACTCAACTAACCATACATCTAAATTTAACTGACTTTAACTGGCATGTACAACTCCCACATCCTATGTAAGAGTATTGCTACTACTGCTCTTTTCAACAattattttatgcgattttattatctttgttatttactATTTTAGTACAATGTTATGGTTTATCTCgtattattgtgttattttttaaaaaaatacattatatagttgtatcctgctaggattaaagaaatacatTATATAGTTCACAAGTTTGGAGCATaagttacatattttgtgctatgaaAAAAAACTCGAAACCacgaaaaaaatcaaaaaacttgagaaaaaatcgagattgaaaaatctaactttgttggtttgatttggtttaaagatttaaaaatccgacacctttggtttgatttggtaattaaaaaattcaaACCAAACCGACTTGTGTATACCCTTAACCGGAGGTCTTGAGTTCGACCCCTGGGTATGGATCCAACTTTGTCATGGAGCGCTTCACTCCACCATAGTTGGACTTCCCCGCGCAAATTCGGATTTACTAATCAATACATTACAATCTCTGCATTTCACAATTGTTGTGATTATGATTTTTTTGAGCGCTTCACTCCACCATTGTTGGACTTCCCCGCGCAAATTCGGATTTACTAATCAATACATTACAATCTCTGCATTTCACAAGATAGCTAGCAATAACACCGGCATACACACTATACTCACCAGACTCAACTTGTGAAATTACAGTGTATATGCTGTTGTAGTTGTATTTTAACATGTCCTTGCAGGTAATCTACCGTATTTTCATGTCACTTATAACACTTTATATGTGATACCCTAGGTGAATCCCATCGACAAAACACGAGAGAGATGGTGAGTATATAAGTAAACAAGCCTTAGACCGTAGAACCTCGTTTTAAAGTCGTGCGGGCCTAGGCCTAAAGCAAAAAATATAACTAGTGGGTTAGGCTGTTACATATGGTATCATAGGCACTCCGCGTGCAACCTTGAATGGTGGTGGGAAAAATAAGAGGAAGGGGATGGAGAGTGTATGTGACACCCTAGGCGAATCCCGCATCGACAACATACGGGAGAGATGTTGGGTATATAAGTAACCAATACTTAGACCCTAGACTCTAGTAATGCATTTTAAAGCCGTGCGGACCTAGGCCCAAAGCAAACAATATTAGTAGTGGACTAGGTTGTTACATATAGTTACTTAAAAAAAAGATATTGAGGTGTTACAACATATTATACTAATATAATCAATAACTGTTTCGATATGTATCTCGTTAAAATTAGTAAttatatttaaagaaaaaaattaaaaattcactTTGAAAATATTGGGCTATTACAGTATATTTAACAGTCATATATAACTATTTTTTTAAGTAACCGATAATGTATATATTCGTGAAAAGCAGTTAAACTTGGCTGCAACTTTATTCATTGGGGATAGAGAAGACAGAGAGAGCAGAGATCAGGTTGAGGCCCGAGGGCCTGGCGGCTAAGCAATCAGTTTACACCACCAGTAAACACATCCCAGATAATTGCGAAAAACATAATACATATAAAAACTTAGATGTTGAATCAACACTTTGTGATTTAGTACTATAAGATAGCACATAGCGATTCAAAGTCATATGTGTAAGAAAAAAACAATAATGGAGGCAATTTTATAATAAGAGGTCAAATAACAACAGTACAAGCAGACAGACAATGGCAAGTTGTAATGTTACatcgtattcagccatatttaGCCGACGCTAAAGACAAACTTGTCTTCGATTATCTCTCCctcatccttcttctttttcttcttcttttccttctttttattattttaatcttcTTATCTATAAGGTATCATTTTAGAACAAGTTGCTCAGGTTTGTCAccttctctctatatatataagcAAAAGCAATAGCCGCAAAATGTATTCTTAGTAAAGTTTCCTATCAAGACAAACTTGCAACATAGTTTTGAACATAAAAATGGATTCTTATTCATATGCagctatttcttcttcttcttcttcctctaatTCTATTCCATATCAACaagaagtaaagaaaaacaaAGCATTACCTTCATACCATTCCTCACTTCATGGAGTTCGTAGGCTCCCATTAAAACCAATGACAAAACAACCAATTGCACCGTTGCCACCAACACCTCCAAAAATCTACCGAGTGGAACCTGTTAATTTCAAGGAAGTTGTTCAAATGCTCACTGTTGCACCTGAGTTTCAATCTGTTTTCAATAATTCGAGCTCTGATTCCGACTCTAGTTCTAATAATTCCAATTCATGGCGTTTGAAGGATGTGGCTCCTCCTCCACTTGATCTCTCACCAGTTTCATTACCAAGAAACAGCATTGCTGCAGAATGGCGAGAGTTCCTTCGTCCTTCTTCCTCCTCAAACAACCGAGCTGAATCAATTAGTGCGGCCTACAATGAGTCAACAATTGAAGCACAAGAAAGATCACATGAAACGCCTCAAAATCCATCAGATAATATTTTTGGATCATGCAGTCCGCTGGCTAATTTCCCTCTATCGCCTGCTTCTTTTGCATGGTGCTCTTCTATTCTTCTGAGCCCTGGCACGCTTGCTTCACCAAGCACCGTTCTCTAGCTTCTTTGTCATTGCCTCAAGTTATTTTAGAGTTGTAACTTGTTATTTCTTACTTTTGGGCGTGCGGATCAAGAATTTGAATTGGAACTAAAACAGATCACAATTCAAATACTTgaatttgctttcttttctttttttgttcttcGTTAATTTTCACATTTGCTTGTAATTCCAAAATATCATTTGTATTATATTTCCAAATTTTCATTGCAAATGCATGCTTTGTAACTTGTGTCTCTTTGTGGCTGTCGAAGCACGCTGTAATTCTACTCATTATTGCCTTTCTAAAATGGTCAATCTAATAACATAACTCTTATAATTAGAGTTTTATTATGTTACActatttggatggttgttatttATCGTTTCATAAGGTATCGTATTATATTGTactgtattgtatcgtattgtttgTCGTTGTTTCATGATATATATCACTCACCATCAATATGAATAATAAACTTGCAatgttataaaaaataaattatgatACAGGgtaaaattataatataaaaaggtaggataaatgataaaataaaattatttaataataatgaagagTGAGATGAGAGAAAGAGACAAGGTAAcaacgcgaccacaccaaatcggtcgttacataaaatgACACATTTAGTTGTTACGTAACGacagatttaacgatacgatacaataaaatttaagtaacaatcaaaacaaatatcgtatttcaagtaacaatacgatacaatacaatatctAACAACTTTCCAAACAAGCTGTAACTCGGTTTACAGTTCCAATATAGTAAAATCGATTTCCTGTTATCCATGACTATTCCTTTGAAGAACGCAAATTAGAGATAGTGACGCGTTTGCTCCTGAGTTCTACCAAATAACACATACCTAAATAAACAAAGGTGGCTTAAAACCAAAACTTAATGACAGACCTTAAATTTATTTGATAACTAGTCACTTAGTACTTCATATGAAAAGTTAATATTATTGCCTATTCAAAGTTAGTGAAAATTTGGTCGGAAACTTTTGATCTGGcgagttataaaataaagattcaAGTAAGCAAAAATTTAAGAGTCATAATTCTTAATTTCGTATGCAATTGTCGTTTATAGCTATAGTACTCTTGGATGAAACTAACAGCGCGCTCTCATGGATGAAAAGTAAACAGATGAAAAATTATACGACAAATCGAATACTACACAAGGCCGAATTTGGACATTTTTCCTTTATGTTAAACAAAATTTAAAGAGTAAACAAATAATTCATACAATGGATATATAGAATCCTCTTTTCTTTATCATAACTTTCTAGTTCTAGCATTatgaatagagaaaattttgacaGGAATTTTTCTGCCTTTAATGAGCCATACGTGACTTATTCGATCAATCGggataataaaattttaaatatcgAAGGATTATACAAGAGAGAGCGTACTAGAATTCCGTGTGTATAGAGGACAATGTTACCTAATGTTATATGAGAATTTGTACAATTTTTCCAAAAAGTTTCAAAGAGTTACTAGGATTTTTGCAAAACGTAGTAAGTTCCTTTGAAAGTTAAAATTCTTGTGGGCGGTGCAAAACGCCAAGGAACATAGTCTAAAACTGACTTGAATACATCCTATATGTAATGTCATGTAATTAACAAGAGCTCGAATAATTCATTTGACTGCTACACTAGTGCATGAGTTAAACTCACTATAACTTTACTAATTGTATCAaagttataaaattaatttttatccCGTTAAAGTCACTGAACTTTATACGTTGTATATCAGTAACTTACCTATGTGTTAATAACAATTAACAGAACGTTAACTATGTAAAACTATTAGGGATAATATGGTTTGGTCATGGAGAAGAgtgaatttttaaaataaaaaattgcacATCAGTTCACGTGTGCCCATGATTTGTTTCTAATAAACTCAAGATTAGCTTGAAAATAGCTCCAATTACGTAATAAGACGACAAGACCAGCCGCCTAGATATTTGATTAGTCTTTTAATTTACCTCACTCCGTTAGCAATTTTTTAAGCAAAAGACCAAAACGATTAAACAACAAAGAATGTAATAAGAGAAGTAGATAAACTTCTAAATTTATTACATGGGTGCTgacatattttcacataaaataatGTTTAACAAGATCTTAaaaagatttgaggatttcagcTTATTACAAAAAGTCACTAATTGCTCTTTGTTTGAATAACTGTAATCAAAGTTTGAATATTGGAATACTTGGTCCTATTACTACATTCAAGATTCAGAAATTATACAAGCATACACTTGAAGAAATTAACTGCTTCTACAACTAGAAACTTCTAACAACTATCTGGGACGTCACAACATTGAATGCATGCGTTGAAGATAAATACCGAGTTAGCATTGCCGTTGCGAGTTCGTCCGAACCCATTAGTTTTGGTCCAAATCATATATTTGTTGTAAGAAATCCATTGAATATATACAACTTTTTAATTTagaattcaataaaaaaaattaaaatttagtaGTTTAAAAGGACTGAAATTTAAAACTCATAAACTCTAAATCCTGACTCCAGCTCGCTATTGGATTGCAAAAGCGATGTGAAGTGATTGGAGATATGTTTAGCCGTCGGGTAGCCATATAGTAATATTTCGAGAACGCATTTAATCCGCAATACCAACTGTCtcaagaaaaatgataaaatgtaCAGTCTACTAGGGTGCATATCATTGAGACCGAATTTTTTGACTTGTAATTGGCCTCAAATATATATTGCATGCAGGGGGCAAATTCACCAATTTTGCTTTCAAGCCCTTCTCTCACGAGCCCACTCCCTTTTACTAGCTCTTCGCTCTCTTGATAAAGGATAACTCATTATAAATCAAGTGAAAAGGAAAATTCTTCATAATCCACAAGGAACAACTTTCTTCCAACAATAAGACAAAGATCAACAACAATAACGATAACAACAAACTCAATTTAATTCTATAGCAGGATTTGATGAGGGTAGTGTGTAGACCTTGTCCCTATAGACCGTCGCGGCTCAAAAATGCATAATCACAGCAGTGTTGAAAATACCCAAAAACAATAAGAGGGATAAAAGACAGTACAATCATTATAGTATATGCCAAAATATCGTAATCAGTAGAAGAATTGTTTGCTTCGAGAATTATAATAATAATGCAATTATGTGTGGGATGCCCACACGAACAATAAGCCAACATTCTTCTTTAGTCTTTATCATGGTAACTCATTGGGTTTGATCTAGTCAATATGTTGAATTGTTATATTGGCTGTTTCCAATTTTGAACCATATGGTGTAATACACATACCTAGCAATTATCCAAAAATGTTCATTTTAATGAACTGTTTGACGGTATTCATTTTAACCTATCAAATTCAAATTATACATAGTTAATAACGTCAACAAACTGAAACGTCCGTATTGTCACGGGGTGATTTAGGTCAGTCTGAAATCTTCCCGAGGTTTTCCACTGTGCGGCAGTCAAGCCCAGCCTTGACCTCAGCCTTCCAACACTTATAATAATTTTAGGGACGTTCAAGACTTAGAAAAATTTAGGCAACAAGTAAAGTAAAGACACACACGAAATTGCTTCCCAACTCGTATTAATATGTgaatacaagaacacaataaAGCCAACCCTATGGCCAAGAACAAAGAATATCCTAGTTCCTTGTCCCAAAATGATTTTTCATCCTTAGGAATACACTTAGACATTTTTGGCTAACAATTTTGCCACAAGACTAAGTTCTGCCCATTTGAGCAGCCTTATGCATATTTCTATAGTGCAGGCTGCCCAATTACACTTGACAGCATCTAAGACAATCAGTCGACAAGTCTGAACTGATAGGCAAACATGATAGACATGCTACAAAAACGTGCATCCACTTAGCACCCATGATCAGTCATGCTTGGATGTGGTTGTAACCGCTCAACTGCAGTGTCATGTGTCCAACATACTTTTTGTAACCGCTGCTTGTGCCTGTTTTTGGCCAGCTGTTGTGTACCCAAGGATGGCATTGCGCCCCGCCTTGCCCTTTGACACTGCTCCACCCCAATATCATTGCCACAACTTGTCGCCCATGACTTAGCCGCACACGTCAGCTGCCATAATTGCTTGCTCTTGTCAAGTCTCCCCGGACTTGATCAAATCTGCTCACGCCCATGTCATTGCTTGTCTTGCCTTGCCTTGTCATGTCGTGGCCCCTGCTTTGACATGGCTTTGCATTTTCATTGTCATGTCAACCCGCACGTCCATGTGAAACGCGCCTTGCCTCCATCAAGGTGCATTTGTCAACCCTTAGTACATCATGTCGAGCTGCCAATcatgatgttgctccatttttcAGGTTTTGTGCCAAGGCCATCATGGAAATCCTTGTCACAATCTACCCTTAAGCAAATATTAGTGGATATTTCCCCGGCTCGAACCCGTAACCTATAGGCTGCGCAGAAACAACTTTACCTTGAACTGCTAGTACTTCTTGTGCTATTTTCACTTATCCCAAATCCTGTTGTTTCGATTATTATGTTCTGCATTTTTTTAGTTTCACCTCAACGCAGTTCCTTGATATACAGAACGAGGATCAGTAGATTCTTTATTTAGAGCAATGTAAAAAAAGAGATCAAGTTCGTGAGggaaaaaaaaaacagtaaagTGCTAATTAACATTTTAATATAACATCCACTACTAATTTGTATaattctcttaaactatattttcAACAAACATAAGATAATAGAAACCTCTACCATATTTTTATTTGGATTTAAATATACGCGTAGACAATAATGTACAGAATCTTTACACAATACCGAGATATTTTACACTGGGAAGTAAATAATAACTAGATTATTTCGTGgagttatttttttatatgtttGGTTTATTGGATTTAAAAGGGGATATacggaatataaaataaaacttatGTCTAGTTTTACAACATAAATTTGGATAAACTTTTATTTAGATTTTAATATTGACCTTCTCGAAGGACTTTGGGAGAAGAGTTCTGGAGAAAGTTATTAATgtcatttgattattttattCCGGACTTGTATAACAcattgaatctgaaaatagataTAATACCAAAACTGTGAATTTAACTAATTCTGAGATTCCTTATGCCTAACATAAAATCCAACCAAACAAGATAAAATTATCTCACACTTTATTCTGAGATTATTTTACTGAATTTATCCCatgaaccaaacgacccctaagtatATTTTAACCTATTCGATTTTGATCGACTAAGCTTTGTTGAGGATGATGAAGCATTAAacacttttatcgacttttaatCACTATTTTGGAATgatcaatccgaaaactggctatgccgtgctatttttactcCAATATGGGTATAGGACATCGGgcgggaaaccaaaaaaaaattctaTCGTCTGCTTATTTTCTAGGCTATTAATTCCTCTTATTATGAACATTTACCATATTTTCATTTTAGATCTTAGCATTAACAACTTTATTCGTAAGAGAGGAGAGAGGAGAGAGGAGAGAGGGCTGGCGGCTAAGCAGTCAGCACTACCATTAAAAACCTCCCAGATAATTGCGAAAAAAATATTACGTACACATAAAATTTAATATTGTCTTTTATTTGTTAATTCAGAAGTTGAATTAACACTCTTGACTTAGTACAGATAGAACAGATCGATTCATAGGGgctataaatatataaaaaagaaaacaataatGGAGGCAATTTTATAATAGAGGTCAAATAAGAGCACTACTAATTAAACAGACAGACATGGCAAGTTGTAATGTTACATCGTATTCAGCAAGGGGCGGAGATAGAATACCGGctgcgggttcggccgaacccaataGATTTGATTCGAACtctatatttgtcttaaaaaaattcattaaacatatataaattattaatttagaactcaataaCTTAAAACGATAAGAATATGAAACTCATAAGCTTGAAATACTAGTTTCGCTTATGTATTCTGCCCATAGCCGAACTCTAAAGAAAAAATGCTTAGGTTTGtcaaattcaatatatatatatatatataaaagcaaaagcaaaagcaaaagccTCAAAATATATTCATAGTAAGTTATATTCCCTGCTAATACAAACTTACAAAAAAGTTTGAAACATAGAAAATTAAAATGGATTCTTATTCATATGCAGCTATTTCTTCTTCCTCTAGTTCTATTCCATATCCACAAGAAGTAAAGAAAAGCAAACCATTACCTTCATATCATTCGTCATTTCATG
Proteins encoded in this window:
- the LOC107776331 gene encoding uncharacterized protein LOC107776331 is translated as MDSYSYAAISSSSSSSNSIPYQQEVKKNKALPSYHSSLHGVRRLPLKPMTKQPIAPLPPTPPKIYRVEPVNFKEVVQMLTVAPEFQSVFNNSSSDSDSSSNNSNSWRLKDVAPPPLDLSPVSLPRNSIAAEWREFLRPSSSSNNRAESISAAYNESTIEAQERSHETPQNPSDNIFGSCSPLANFPLSPASFAWCSSILLSPGTLASPSTVL